GGCGCGAATGTGCGCCTGGTACGCGATGCCGAGGGCCTGGTCGGCGCACAGCGGGTGATCCTGCCCGGCGTCGGTGCCGCGGCACCGGGCATGCAGCGCCTGCATGCACAGGGCCTGGTTGAACCGCTGCGCCGCCTGGAGGTGCCGCTGATGGGCATCTGCCTCGGCATGCAGCTGCTGTTCGAGCGTTCCGAGGAAGCCGGCGTGGATACCCTGGGGCTGATTCCCGGCGTGGTCCGCAAGCTGGTACCGGCCTGTGGCATCCGCGTGCCGCACATGGGCTGGAACCGGCTGCTGGCGCTGCGTCCTTCGCTGCTGCTGCAGGGCGTACCCGACCGCGCCAGTGCCTACTTCGTGCACAGCTACGCCGCACCGTTGAATGCCCATACCGTCGCTGCCTGCGACCATGGTGGCCTGTTCACCGCTGTGACCGAGCAGGGCCGCTACTTCG
Above is a genomic segment from Stenotrophomonas sp. ESTM1D_MKCIP4_1 containing:
- the hisH gene encoding imidazole glycerol phosphate synthase subunit HisH, whose translation is MSEVALIDAGGANLGSVRYALERLGANVRLVRDAEGLVGAQRVILPGVGAAAPGMQRLHAQGLVEPLRRLEVPLMGICLGMQLLFERSEEAGVDTLGLIPGVVRKLVPACGIRVPHMGWNRLLALRPSLLLQGVPDRASAYFVHSYAAPLNAHTVAACDHGGLFTAVTEQGRYFGAQFHPERSGDTGSLMLRNFLEGTAA